The Helianthus annuus cultivar XRQ/B chromosome 11, HanXRQr2.0-SUNRISE, whole genome shotgun sequence region GACATTGCTAATTCGGGAACACATTTGAAGGTTGACAAATAAAGTTTGCATTATCCACTCTTCCCGTACAAATAAACTTCTCCTCACATAACAACAATTGAGGAGTAATTATATAGCAGAGCAATATAATATTACTGATCTAACATCTTACGACCTTTTATAACTTAGTAATGCGATGAGAGAGTATGACACTTCGAGTGCCTTATCTAAAAATATTTCTAGTCTTTCATGATAAGTGATAATACATAACTTTGTTTTAGTTGTTCTCTCAATATTATTCACGTGAATTAATTAATGATAACATGTAGAATGTAATGTATACCATACTAAAATTATAACATGTCACTAGATAAAGCAATTTATAATATAAACTCTGTAAAATAAGATATTCTTTTTATCCATTATAAccaaatatatatagtatatgtatTAAGCTATTACGACATGACCAATTACATATACATCCTACATAAGATATTTTTCAGTCAAATTTGAAACTTTAACATGTATTTCCATCCTTTTCATATATCAAATATTAAATAAGTGTAGAAAGCTATTTAATCAACTTTAATTAATATGCAACCATATGTATGTACACAACATGTAGGTATACTGCAAAGACTAGACATGTGGTTATCACCAATTTACAAATGCATACCCTTATTGTAGTAGCACATAAACATATACAGAATAAACCACTTGACCACTTAATAATATTAGTATCATTTATATCACCTTCGGTTATAATGTTATAATGATTTGATTTCATATTGTGTAAACTAAAACGAATTTTTTTAGCATATCCTATTAAAGTAAGAGCTAAGAGAAACAAACCATCCATTGTTTTAATAATTAACAGGAACTAGAAATCAACaaatagttttatttttctttgtgATGTTGTAATAAACAACCCTTCTCTTTTATTATAAACACAAAGgtttaattagtattttcaaagaaatcaataaattaaaaaaatatataatttttaatcACAAAGTATGATATTCAAATTGAATATATACGATTAAATACATTAGATTTAAAATCAAAGTATAAAAAGGTTATTCAATGAAATAACGaacaaaaatataaattaatataaatagTTTTCATTTAAGTGGTTTTATTGGTTagaataagtaaataaataataccTATTCATTTATATATTGAGATAAAAATTTCTGTAATAAAAGGCTATTTAAGaatgaaaataaaattaaataaaggTTTGAATAAAGTAAGCATATCAATTTATATCCTAGTGTAACCGAATTTCAGAAATACCGTTTAGTCAACGATCAATTAAGTCATCATAGTAAACTCAACGTTTTTTTCATAGTTGCAAGTTACGACCCATGGACCGAACCACGCTAAATTTTTGTGTTGTTAATTACTTTTTTGAATGCGTGATTAATCGCTTGTGTGTGTTGATTTTCTTCCGCATACCGCTTTGATCCTAACAAATCATACCAAATTTGCTTATaagttttgaaaataaatatacataGTTAAATTTCGTTAGTATGAGAGCATTAGAGCTGATTGTTTTATTTATCATAATATTAGCATAAGAATGGTGACTTTAGGGCTGATTGTTTTATTTATCGTAGCATAAGAATGGTGACTTATTTGGTGCTTTATTATGCCTGGTGCTACTGTTTGTATTTCATCTATGTGGTAGTAACATAATATCTTTCATATTGCTAGCaaactatagacgatttattgtGCTAATGATACAcgacttttaatttttttttcattttctttactTAGTTTCTAATTTAGATACTCTTCAATTATAGGAAACCAAAACATATTTATAAATCCATATCGAATAATCTATATAAAGTATATCTACATAGTGTGCATATTATTGACAAAAGAGGGTTAGGTTCTTTTTACCTCAATTGACTAAGACAGCTCGGACGGAAATAAAGTGACTTTAAAATTGGACACCTGTTGCCTTGGTGTTTCCGGTGGCTAATGTTCTAGTGGTTTTATGAAACCTCTTACATTGAGAAATCACAAAAGCAAGGAAGGGGATTAGGGGTTTTGGTGAGATAactttcgtgctgataacgtgttgtaaaactagcctaatagcaaagAATATAAGAGAACAATAGGGAGAAAGAAATTGATTTTATTGATTGGGGTGTCTAAAGAAGATGTACAAGAGGGTATATATAATATAGGAAAACTTGTGGAATAAGCCTAATCTATTTGAAGTgttgataaccataataataataaatatattcataacacttatAGTATTTCTAATCATTTTTGTCGTGTTCTTCGGTCCGTACATGAAGGCCGAAATTATCAGTTGAAGCTGTTATGTAACAAAGATTACCCGGAGAAGCCTCCTACTCTCCATTTTCATTCTCGGGTCAACATGACTTTTGTCCGgtggcggatccaggattttTATCCACTGGGTTCACTTTTTTAGGTGCTCGAATTTCGGTCGACTCGACGTTAGAATTTTGGGTTGAGTCGGGTAGCTTTATCACCTTTTTTTTCTATGACGATTCGTAGCATTCCTATCCCAAATAACCTAAAGATGCGTTGTGCCAGATTCATTGTTTGTTAACATGCTAACTGAGCAACACACAAACAACACAAGCAAAGAATAAAACACGTTCGACTTCCGTATGACTGATGCCTGCTACTAACCCTAATTTCTCAAATCATTGTAATTATTAATTATTACCAATCATTAGTTCAAATAAGCACACACCCTCCTAAACATATCAAATTCAGTAACTTTAGTTCTACTTTAATTAAATAATAAGTGACAACTTGATCATGCAACCAAGCGAAAAAGAAAAACCCGATCTCACCTACATTCAACAAGATTCCATATCAACCACATTTGTCACCACAAACTATTAATGACCAAAAGGGGCATAACTAGCACACTTAAGTTCCTCTAACATAACCAACAATAACCTAACTTCCAAACAGATATGATTCACAAACATTCATCATCTAAAACACATTCAGGGTATTATTAAACCAAACAACACCATCAAAACCCCACCAACATACACCACTACTTACACGGTTAAACCCCCCATGCAAAAACCCCCATTACGAATAATCAAGATTCCTCAAATATCGACATGAAAAAACCAAAAGGGTATAAGaaaaatcaaatctttttttttctGATTAAAAACAGCAACTGGGCCAACAAGCAAATCATGGGTCTCGCGATCCTATCTATAGATGAATCTATAATCCATAAAAACAGAAAAAATCCTAACAATTGAGGTGTTTAACGCGGCAGTTACAATATCAAAAGAAAGACTTATCAGAGTGTAAAGTGTAGGAAACTGGAGGAGGACGGCTGTCGGTGGAGGACGGGATGAGGACGGCCGGAGCAAGCGGAGGTGGTCGCTGAAGGTGGAGTTGTTGTTTTTTTGTTATGGGTTTGTTTTGTTGTAACCCTAAATGGGTTTTAcgttaaagaaaataaaaataaaaatagaaataaaaaacAGAACAAAAAGATTAATTAATAATTGCCTCATACGCGATTCGAACCCGGGTATCATGGGAAGAATAACGCGGATTAACCAGTGGAGAACCAATGTTTTTTTGTTTATGGGTTCCCTTTATATTTTACATATGGGTTTCTTTTCagtttgttttatatatatatatatatatatatatatatatatatatatatatatatatatatatatatatatatatataggattaggttcaaacgtgaacattttctccagcgtgaactgcgtgaactctTTTGAACCATTGATTTCATATCCATTTGATAAGGGTAAGATTGTAACTTCATATAAATATTGATTTTTAATTATTAACTTATTAATTTCAAATTCATAATATCATTTCAGTTACAAATGTCCGTGAATAATGAAAATTATAGAttcttaaaattttaaattttattaaagaTTATCTTAACATATTTTATATTTATCAAAAATATATTTCATAATCTTTTGATATCATAATCTTCAGTTACGAGATTTCTTCCATAAAATATATCTTCACGATCAACGTTTCTACATGATAAATATCATCTACAATTCGAGATTTTTAGTATTTTGTGGCCGGACATCGTCTTCTTCAGTAAACTGAAATCGTGCCGGACATTAACCTTTTCAAGAACCTGAAAATATCGCCGGATTTTTTGATTTTTGCTGAGTAAGTCTTCTCTAATCGCTGGATATCGTCAGTAACATtcgtctttttttttttgcttaattCGCCGTCAGATGCCGGAAATCACTAATTATGCCGGAATAAATCTCCGGCGAATATGTTCCAATTACGTATTGAAATATTGACCGACAACTTGACTGTTTATTTATGTATTTCACTTGATGTCGTTTTGAAATAAATTGCTCAACGTATTCGCATTTTTTTCCGGCAGGTGCTGTTGTATCAAGATCATTCATGGCCGACCCAGAAATCGACAATATCAATTCTAACCAAAACGATGGCGATAATATATTTGTTACAACAATGGACCATCCAGGTAACAATATACTTGATGAACATATTTGAATCTTTTTCCCGCAGGTACTGGTATGTTTTATTTAATCCATAACGATAGTACAGATGTGCATAACACACGGTTCTTTCCATGTCAATAGTGTATAACAtgatagtacacatgtgtataatacACGGTCTAGTGCATAATACATGGTATTTACATGTCGATAGTGTATGACATGAGCTCTTTGGGCTTGGAACCCCAAACCATTTGTTGTCTTTGTTTTTTTGAATTAATTTTTTTACTGTAATTTGGCAGAGTCGGTTGCTAGCAATGTTTACGAAACGCCAAATGGGACTAGGTACTGGACACCCATTGTCCCCCATGGAGCCAACCGTTTTTGAAAGCTAGATTTAATACGATTGAACAAGCAATTGCAATGTATGAGGCGTACGCACAACTTGCCGGATTTGGAACCCGTTTGGGTACTTCGAAAAAAGTAAAAATAGGCAACGAGATAATTACGACTCGGCGATACGTTTTATGCTCAAGGGCGCCAgtgaacaaacataaacataaagaAACTAACCCTGATGATATTGACTCACCTTCACCATCGCGCCGTTCCAATGTTAAAGTTACAGATTGTAAGGCATGTGTGAAGTTTCGTCGTATTAAAAAGTCAACTGATTATGAAATCTATGGTTTTGTTGAACAACACAACCATGGGTTTACCTCTCCCGAGAATCTTGACTTATCACTAAAGCGAAGAAAGCTCGATTTTTCTACACAAGAGTTCATAGCTAAGTGCCGCAATGCTAATCTTGGCCCTACCAAATCCCACAAGTTACATGTTGCAATAAAAGGTGGTCACCATAATGTTCACGGTACTGTTGTGGACTACAAAAATTGTGGCCGTGACATTCGAGATTTTATTGGCGATAGAGACGCCCAAATGATAATTGACAAGTTCAAAGCTCGAAGCgaaaatagagttaattacagTTTTGATACCCATATTGATGATATGGAACTTCAGTTAATATTTTGGTGCGATGGCGTTTCTAAACTAAACTACGAAGCGTTCGGTGATGTTTTGGCGTTCGACGCAACGTATCATACAAATATGTGAGTTTTAATAATTTCATTTATGAATTTCTAACACTTGATAGTTATCAGTTACAGTTGATAAGTTTTTTTCCAAACAGGTACGATATGATTTTTGTGCCTTTCACTGGAGTTGACCATCATAAAAAGTGCACAATTTTTGGGGCTGGGTTGTTACATAATGAGACTATTGAATCATACACATGGCTACTCCAAAAATTTCTTCAAGCACACAATGGAAAACAGCCACTCTTGATATTAACTGATCAGGATTGTGCTATGAAACAAGCTGTCGCCAACGTATTTGACAAGTCCATCCACAGACTATGTATGTGGCACATTATTCAAAAGTTGCCAGCAAAGGTATTCGCTACAAACATGTCTACAGCATAATGACCCTACTTTGTACACATAGTTTTAAATATGGCATTGTTAACTacatgtacacatgtgtattattaacTATAACTCTTATGTACACGTGTGTACATCGGATTTTTACAATACTGATATCTTTTTTTTCCTTCATTTTCTAGATCAAGGGTAACGACAAAAGGAATGCGGAAATCAAGAAAAAATTCCACAAACTAGTATGGAATGTTTACATCAAACCAGAAACATTTGAAAAGAGATGGCATTTACTTATTGCTGAGTACGGTTTGCAAGAGCATTCTTGGTTGACTGAGATGTATTTGATTCGTGAACAGTGGATCCCAGGATATTTTCGCGAAATACCTATGTGTACGTTAATGAAGACTACTTCTAGGTGCGAAAGCGCCAACCATTTGTTCAAATCAAACTCTAGTCCACACAATACGTTGGTACAGTTTATGTTGTGCTACGATACGTCCGTCGATGGGTTACGAAATGACCAACGTGAACTCTCTTATCAAACAGACACCACTAATCCAGAATACAAAACTAAATGGCCGATCGAACGTCATGCAAACGCAATTTATACTAGAAAAGTATTCTTTGATGTCCAAAAGGAAATTGTCAAGGGTAAGGAGAATAGTTACATTGCTGAACGATCAATCTATTCGTGAGATCTTTCAAAATATTTAAAACTTACGTCTTCTCATTGTTAAGTTTCGAACCTACAAATGTAAACACAAATGAAATTAATCATAATAAGGAACCAATGCACATAATAGGCAAAACATATCGCTTCTCAACTCATCTTTATATCATACCCTACAAATGTGTACACATTCATATAACTACACATGTGAACTATGAAATCTTACTACTACATAACTCAACAAACACACAAGCCTAAAATCACTTAAAAACATGGCACAAACCCCTATTTATGATAAACAAAACTATGTAGCCatcaaaataaacaaacaaaacagatataacaatataaacacTATGTACACCGGTGTACATCACGAAGTAAAcaacatacacatgtgtacttatCGTCTATATATACTGTTATACTCACCGGACCCTGAACTACACAAGTGTCGCAACAAAACTTTCATGCCCTAATTCCGATTAGTGTTCTTAGTTGAATAATAAAAGGATCTTAACATGCAACTACTTTTTGAAGCAATTAAAGATAAGGGATTTCAATATGTACCTTCGATTGTTGAAGACGAAGCTTACTTCCCGTCGATTATCGAAACTCCGGCGCCGATTACCTTTACCTTTTGTCGACGCCGTAGAATATAAAAAGTGAGGGAGAAAGATACGATGTTGATTATATTAAAATAGGGGATTAATTGATATTATTCCCATAACTAAATACTAGAAAATCTCGGGATTTCATATTTAATTAGGCAAATATCTTGCAAAATGACCAAATAATCTAATTACATAATTACCCTTTTGCTTTtcctaaaataataaaaagtaaccTATTAATTACAAACATGCCACTAACTAAGATTATCAAGATCATATTAATCAACGGTCTATAtaagttcacgcagttcacgtcTGGGatgttgttcacgctggaacctcaccctatatatatatatatatatatatatatatatatatatatatatatatttgcactaaaaattaaaaaccgaaTGGGTTCCTGTGAACCCGATGTTTGTTTATAGGTCCACCCCTGCTTTTGTTAACCATGAGGCTTGAGTGGTACATGAATTTTTAAACTTGCAGCTTATTTCTTTTTTATTCTATGGGAATAATAACTATGTAGTCCACACTGTTTGCTGTTATCCTCAAAAATTCTTTCATGGGTTTTACGTTGCACCTGTTCCATGTTCGAGCGGTCCATAAAAGGATGATGTAGTCTTGATTGAATGTATAAATTGATCTAGTTGACCCTTGAGCCCATTCATCACTTCCTTTCGTTGCGGATGTATTGATGTATCCGGTGCTTTACCGTGTCGTCATTTTCACGATTTAGCGTCTCCTTTTGTTTTATGCCCCTCCTTGCCTTCGACTGAGCCTCCTTTGCCCTTTGCTCCATTGAACGAGGCAACCCGTGCAACTCGTTTGGGGTATCATTATCAACCCCGAGATTGACATTAAAACCCTGAATCTTGGTTAGGAGATCATTGTCATCCAAGTCAACCACATCGAAAACAAACAATGTATACACTCACAAAACCAATGTCTTTGACACCACTGGCAACGGTTCATGCCATTTAGGATCGTGAAAGTTTTTCACGATGTAAAAAAACATGCTCGTAGTTGAAATGAACTCCGTATTGGCTTTCATACTTTTCATTGCCCGATTCATGCACAGGTCAGTAACTGTTGTGGCTATTTATGTTTTTGTTGTAAATtccacaaaaaaaaatatttgttggAGTGCTCATATAATGTCAATGAGACTTCAAGTTATCACTCGTTGGGTTATGCATATTAGTGATTTCTTCAAAAAAATACTTACGGATACCCTCCCAATAGTCTGTACTGTTTTGGTTTTTTTCCGACTACCGCGCAAGTTGATACGTGAAGTAAGCTCGTGTAAGAGCTTCTTCTTCTTCGACCAACCATTTATGTATTATAACTCCCGGTCTCGAACTAACAACTTTTTTGCCTTTGTTTATTCGGCAAGTAGACGAAGATGGGATTGAACTCGACACCCGGTTGGGAATTCAGACTGTGAGGCAAAGCGTTGTCAAATTTGTACTTCAATTGTGAAGTTtttataaaacatagaaaattgTGAAATATTGTGTTTCTACCTATTTCTGATGCATATGTCTATCGCCTACGCCATGATGTAATAGGGCTAGATAGCGTCATATATGAGTTGTGTTTGTAAACCAAGCTCATCCGTATGGAAGTAGCACATCCGCACGGATGTAGCTCATCCTCACGGATAAGCTGGCTAGTTCGCATGAAGATGCATGTTAGGTTCGCACGAATGTAAGTGTGTAAGTCTGTACGAATGTAAGTCTTAGTCCGCACGGATGTAGAACGTCTAAAAATAGACATGCAGACCGAGTATTCGGTAACAAGTGTGACGGACTATGAGGCGAAGCGCTGTCACATTTGTACTAGAACTGTGAATTGtttataaaacatagaaaattgTCAAATCTTGTGTTTCTAACCATTTCTGATGGATTCGGCACATCAAACTTAGGTTTAGATTTGACCGTGACATAATCGAACGATCCATAAcacgaacctacaagtggtatcagagcaagagGCTGATACCTACTGAGACCAAGATTGAACAATTAGAACATACTTTATACACATTTTCTggttttttataattttcatgGTTAAACTAGACTGATTTTTCCAGGATTGTGAAAAACTCAGTTTTGAACAACATATTGAAAAATCAGCTTAAAATTTAAACGTTTTCACGCCAAAATTCTCAAAAACGAGAAAAACCAAATTTTTCACCTCCATACGGAAGTACTCGTTCACACGGACTAGAGCTCGTCCGCACAAACAAGTACGTTCGCACGGAAGTAAAATtgttttctgaaaattttcatTCGCACGAATCAATGACATTCGCACGAAAATTTTCATTCACATGAATCAATGCATAtctctgtcgcctacgtcttgatGTAATATGGCTAGATAGCGTTATATATGAGTTGTGCTTGTAAACCAAACTTTTCCATACGGATCATGGATGAGATGGCTAGTGCCACGAAGATGTATGTTAGGTTCGCATGAATGTAAGTGCGTAAGTCCATACAAACGTAAGTCTTAGTCCCCACAGATGTAAAACGTGTATAAATAGAAGTGCGGACTGAGTGTTCGGTAACAGGTGTGACGGACTGTGAGGCGAAGCGTTGTCAAATTTGTACCAGAACTGTGAATTAtttataaaacatagaaaattaTGAAATCTTGTGTTTCTACCTATTTCTGATGGATTCCGCACATCAAACTTAGGTTTAGATATCACAGTGACATAATCGAACGATCCGTAACATGGACCTACAATAAAACATCCTTCTAGAAACTTTAAAGGTTATTTCTATATTCCCATCAATCATTTCATTCTTATAGGTACAATCTATGGTTTTTATAAGTACCTCTTATTAATTTATAGAACTTATGATCTACAAATCTCTTATCAGCTCCAAGTTTAAACAAGACTCTTGCAAAAACATTACCAACAGAAAGCACATTCATTATGACATTTGCACTTTTACCGCTTCCCTAGTGGTCAAATTAAAGTTCAGGCATTGCCCTTATTGGTGTTGCCGGCTTTGGTATTTTCATTAGTGGTGAGATTAGGATTACTGGTCCTGAAATGGCTAATATCTCTATGTTGAGAGCGATTTTTATTCTTAATCTTCTTACATTCGTGGGTCTTATGGCCAACTCTTTCTGCATATCACAACACTTTTTATAAAAGCATTTTCCCAAAATGCACTTTTTCCACAAACCTTACACTCTGGTTTGTCTTTACTGTGTCttgaatgatttttctaaaacCAGTTCTTCCACTTGGGCTCTAACTCAGCCCTAGCCTCTATTAACCAAATCTCATCCTCGGTTAGGGCAAAGGCCATATCTATTTCTGACCGGGAAGTCACGAGATTGGATAATTCCGTCATCTCTAAATTTCAGGTGTTAATCCCATATGCTTTGCAAATATTCCTAGACTTAAGGTAATCAGGAATGGTACTATCTCAGACATAGAATCTATGGTTGGAAGTATACTCCTTATAGTCTAAGTTATCATAACAACTCTCCGAAAAATCCTTAAAACACccctatatgtcctaaaatacatcCCGTATACGAAAAGTGGGTCCGAAATAcatttatttttacaaaaaataaataaaaatgaaaatatatagctctcgcggggcgcgacataGACATACAAGTCTGTTGCGGGCCGCGACCCCATGACACCAGGTGCAACCCGGGGTTGCCACGTGTCCTAGTCGTGTCGAAGCTAGTCCTTGAGTCAGCAAGGCTAGGGCCTACTCTATAAGCCTCGCAAGCCGTGAAGCCTTGTCTTAATTCCCTCGCGGGGCGCGAAACGCCCTTGATCTGGTCCTATAAATTGAGAGTTCGAGCTTTCAGTTGAAATCTTTCAAATCTCGAATTTCTCTCTCGAATCTCTAATAGTAAAATAattctcgggtataatacccactaaaaagcgaagctctgcctcgttgtaaatattataacccccggttatGCATTAattactctgcccgattgatctagagctccgtaacgcatgtcaaggctctgcctgactcagccgttggagttctgtctcggggggagggtatagctaatgtaaattggATTATTATACTAACGAattgtttaatttaatagattataaccaggaagtcaccagGAAAtatctaaaatagcaatgtgagtttatCCTCTTTTTGTATACCTTTTGTGAGTTATTCCCCTTTTTGCAAACTGtctttacaaaacctcaattgttttaagt contains the following coding sequences:
- the LOC110914303 gene encoding protein FAR1-RELATED SEQUENCE 5-like gives rise to the protein MYEAYAQLAGFGTRLGTSKKVKIGNEIITTRRYVLCSRAPVNKHKHKETNPDDIDSPSPSRRSNVKVTDCKACVKFRRIKKSTDYEIYGFVEQHNHGFTSPENLDLSLKRRKLDFSTQEFIAKCRNANLGPTKSHKLHVAIKGGHHNVHGTVVDYKNCGRDIRDFIGDRDAQMIIDKFKARSENRVNYSFDTHIDDMELQLIFWCDGVSKLNYEAFGDVLAFDATYDMIFVPFTGVDHHKKCTIFGAGLLHNETIESYTWLLQKFLQAHNGKQPLLILTDQDCAMKQAVANVFDKSIHRLCMWHIIQKLPAKIKGNDKRNAEIKKKFHKLVWNVYIKPETFEKRWHLLIAEYGLQEHSWLTEIYQLGLTPASLVNKHVVEIADGKSIEATHVYLWCKLDLLGQVFDIDLLPITLGSFDIVIGMDWFSKLRAEILCKEKIVRVPLPSGELLSVQGHRSGATHEEKEIDDIPVVQEFPDVFPEELPGLPPHRQVEFHIDLTPGAAPIPRAPYRLAPGELQEL